A genomic window from Onychostoma macrolepis isolate SWU-2019 chromosome 22, ASM1243209v1, whole genome shotgun sequence includes:
- the LOC131531359 gene encoding ribonuclease-like 3 — protein sequence MEIHQSAVILLLVLAAAFTAYGQPAHITLRYKNFLHQHLGPHVNERQCDSEISRRHITLAGNVCKPTNTFIQVNANNIRAVCGKGGTQHRDNRIRFTSNKPFFVVTCELQSGKRYPKCVYGRGTGSTRNIVLECDEGWPVHYVESIING from the coding sequence ATGGAGATCCATCAGTCTGCTGTGATTCTGCTGCTGGTCTTGGCTGCTGCTTTCACTGCTTATGGTCAACCAGCTCATATAACCCTCCGTTATAAAAATTTCCTCCATCAGCATCTGGGTCCTCATGTGAATGAGAGGCAGTGTGACAGTGAAATCAGTAGAAGGCACATCACTCTCGCTGGAAATGTCTGCAAACCTACCAACACCTTCATACAGGTGAATGCAAATAATATTAGAGCCGTTTGTGGCAAAGGAGGAACTCAACATAGGGATAACAGAATCCGGTTTACGAGCAACAAGCCTTTTTTTGTGGTCACATGTGAATTACAAAGTGGAAAAAGATACCCAAAATGTGTATATGGTAGAGGGACGGGGTCCACTCGTAACATTGTTTTGGAATGTGATGAAGGCTGGCCTGTACATTATGTTGAAAGCATAATTAATGGATAG